From Elusimicrobiota bacterium, the proteins below share one genomic window:
- a CDS encoding glycosyltransferase family 39 protein — protein MKKHFPFIAAALAVAFNIYGAVSFIRTSSLTYDEGAHLVVGYSYLKTGKYHLRIFNHPPFSDMLASAPLLFFPGLKTFENGAAYRGNDFYNYAAEFLYHNTAPAEKILNTARYFAYIVWTSLLFLFVFLFAREMADRDAAWWALAAAALTPAFISNNTLVTTDAPSSVLYLGAFLGAYLTAKNLDAGDYGRAFWRAALSGTLTGLAMVSKFNMALLPLFIAGTFASGMLVSPGRGFSKKILYLLLVYGAAALAVLLAVYRVTDVGLYFRGVLETSQGLAAGRVSFMNGLYEKQGVWWYFPYVFLVKTPLGHIALLAAGVFYSFVKSEKKHLWIYIPATLYLEFALTSKFQVAFRHLLPALPFVAVIEGYAMSRAFKSGFGAVAGSAALFCVFLSVAPVHPYYLSYFNELAGGPAGGYRHLVEANIDWGQDLKNLAIELRKRGNPPVYLCYFGTALPEYYGIKYVPFSIFSELPLKGTGEAPCSFKQHLLAVSVTNLQSVYYRDKRLLEWLREKAPVFKAGYSIFVYDLTGDEEGMRKIAEMLHLTGRVEDAACLKNKIEGGAAK, from the coding sequence ATGAAAAAACACTTCCCGTTTATCGCCGCCGCGCTGGCTGTCGCTTTTAATATTTACGGCGCGGTTTCCTTTATCAGGACTTCAAGCCTGACATATGACGAAGGGGCGCATCTAGTGGTGGGTTACAGCTACTTAAAGACGGGGAAATACCATTTACGTATCTTCAACCACCCTCCCTTTTCCGACATGCTTGCCTCGGCGCCGCTTTTGTTCTTTCCCGGCCTTAAAACATTTGAAAACGGCGCTGCCTACCGCGGAAATGATTTTTACAATTACGCCGCCGAATTCCTCTATCATAATACCGCCCCGGCGGAAAAAATATTGAACACCGCGAGATATTTTGCGTATATCGTCTGGACTTCCCTGCTTTTTCTGTTTGTTTTTCTGTTCGCGCGCGAGATGGCGGACCGTGATGCCGCCTGGTGGGCCCTTGCCGCGGCTGCCCTTACGCCCGCTTTTATTTCCAATAACACGCTGGTAACTACCGACGCTCCGTCCAGCGTCCTTTATCTTGGCGCGTTCCTGGGCGCGTATCTGACCGCTAAAAACCTGGACGCCGGCGACTACGGAAGGGCCTTTTGGCGCGCCGCGCTCTCCGGAACCCTGACGGGGCTTGCCATGGTCTCCAAGTTCAATATGGCGCTTCTGCCGTTATTCATCGCCGGAACTTTTGCCTCCGGCATGCTGGTCAGTCCCGGCCGTGGTTTCAGTAAAAAGATCCTTTATCTCCTGCTTGTTTACGGCGCGGCCGCGCTGGCCGTCCTGCTTGCCGTCTACCGGGTTACGGATGTGGGCCTTTATTTCCGGGGAGTGCTGGAAACTTCACAGGGCCTTGCCGCAGGAAGAGTTTCGTTTATGAACGGGTTGTATGAGAAGCAGGGTGTGTGGTGGTACTTTCCTTACGTTTTTCTGGTTAAAACGCCGCTCGGGCATATTGCGCTGCTGGCCGCCGGCGTTTTTTATTCCTTCGTGAAAAGTGAAAAGAAACATTTATGGATCTATATCCCCGCCACGCTTTACCTGGAATTCGCGCTGACTTCAAAGTTCCAGGTCGCTTTCCGGCATCTTCTGCCCGCGCTGCCTTTTGTAGCCGTCATCGAGGGATATGCCATGTCGCGCGCGTTTAAAAGCGGTTTTGGTGCTGTCGCCGGTTCCGCGGCGCTTTTTTGTGTTTTTCTTTCGGTCGCGCCGGTCCATCCGTATTACCTGAGTTATTTTAACGAACTGGCGGGCGGGCCTGCCGGCGGTTATAGGCATCTTGTGGAGGCCAATATAGACTGGGGGCAGGATTTAAAAAATCTTGCCATCGAGCTTCGGAAACGCGGTAATCCGCCGGTCTATCTCTGCTATTTCGGGACCGCGCTTCCGGAATATTACGGCATAAAATATGTGCCGTTCAGTATTTTCTCGGAGTTGCCCTTGAAAGGGACGGGGGAAGCCCCATGCTCGTTCAAGCAACATCTCCTCGCCGTGTCGGTTACCAATTTGCAAAGCGTGTATTACAGGGATAAGCGGCTTTTGGAATGGCTCCGGGAAAAGGCCCCTGTGTTCAAGGCGGGGTATTCCATTTTTGTTTATGACCTGACCGGCGACGAGGAAGGTATGCGGAAAATTGCGGAAATGCTCCATCTCACGGGCCGCGTGGAAGATGCCGCCTGTCTTAAAAATAAAATTGAGGGAGGCGCGGCTAAATGA
- a CDS encoding putative glycoside hydrolase translates to MAYTLFFLLLAQPGPVSAQAARSAEALSIPASQQSTSAITGDKQPANPVSISTETIRQKVLSEKIVRGIHLTCWSAGSAKSRREIIGRIKKSVINTVVVAVKETDGKVYIPGVKKAEAFGSYEAAIPDPEEMVGDFKAAKLYTVARIVTFKDNIAPKKRKDLAVRTPEGDLWRSHNGATWMDPYNREVWDYNLEVAARAAKAGFNEIQFDYVRYPSEGNTARCRYSKHHSSKTATANLADFLKYARKKLEPYSVKISADVFGLTTSVKDDMGIGQDLRALAENADYIYPMMYPSHYYPGEYGLKNPNSQPYKVINHGLKDAYSKLGLNYSKIRPYLQDFSHGKPHYGPEEVRAQMMALRRNMLESWILWNPGNKYTWNALTPQYYRAFVDPHYESVTAK, encoded by the coding sequence ATGGCTTACACACTATTTTTTTTACTCCTCGCTCAGCCGGGGCCGGTTTCAGCCCAGGCGGCCCGAAGTGCGGAAGCGCTCTCAATTCCCGCCAGCCAGCAATCCACGTCCGCGATAACCGGCGATAAACAACCGGCAAACCCCGTTTCTATTTCAACTGAGACCATAAGACAAAAGGTGCTTTCTGAAAAAATCGTGCGCGGGATACACCTCACCTGCTGGAGCGCCGGCTCAGCCAAAAGCCGCAGGGAAATCATAGGCAGGATTAAAAAGTCGGTCATCAATACGGTGGTGGTGGCCGTAAAGGAAACCGACGGCAAAGTTTATATTCCCGGCGTTAAAAAAGCCGAGGCGTTCGGTTCGTACGAGGCCGCGATCCCGGATCCGGAAGAGATGGTGGGCGATTTCAAGGCGGCAAAACTTTATACCGTGGCAAGAATAGTGACGTTCAAGGACAATATCGCCCCGAAAAAGCGCAAAGACCTGGCCGTGCGGACGCCGGAAGGCGATCTGTGGCGCAGCCATAACGGGGCGACCTGGATGGACCCGTATAACAGGGAAGTGTGGGACTATAATCTGGAAGTGGCAGCCAGAGCGGCTAAAGCCGGTTTCAACGAAATACAGTTTGACTATGTGCGCTACCCCTCCGAGGGCAATACCGCCCGCTGCCGCTATTCAAAACATCACAGTTCAAAAACCGCCACGGCTAATCTGGCGGATTTTCTGAAATACGCGAGGAAAAAACTTGAGCCTTATAGCGTTAAAATTTCGGCCGACGTGTTCGGGCTTACCACCTCCGTCAAGGATGACATGGGCATAGGCCAGGACCTCAGGGCGCTGGCTGAAAACGCGGACTATATCTACCCCATGATGTACCCCTCGCATTATTACCCGGGGGAATACGGACTGAAAAACCCTAATTCCCAGCCCTATAAAGTGATCAACCACGGACTAAAAGACGCCTATTCAAAACTTGGCCTGAACTACTCAAAGATACGGCCCTATTTGCAGGATTTTTCGCATGGCAAGCCGCATTACGGTCCGGAGGAAGTGCGCGCCCAGATGATGGCTTTACGGCGCAATATGCTTGAAAGCTGGATTTTATGGAACCCCGGAAATAAATACACCTGGAACGCCCTTACCCCCCAATATTACCGCGCTTTCGTGGATCCCCATTACGAGAGCGTGACGGCAAAATAG
- a CDS encoding WD40 repeat domain-containing protein, with protein sequence MKVVILLGAALCFCGCDSGLPRDAGSLRGCESFRLPACRTWGASGEAVKNIAISPDGKLVASAGAAGGVVLREFGSGAVLSDFRENSMPVYAVSFSADSKILAWGGLDGKLRARFLSAGQSDRKKTEKRIAKDAEWSVLGIKFSPDLKYLAATGADGLIRLWEPAFPAPAMILHGHRGAVNALDFSPDAKFLVSAGCDGVVAVWDMKTGNLVKMVRDDPADCLMTVAFSRDGRYLAYAGYGKTIRVRDNFSGERKCVFTGHASGVTSLDFSADSSRLVSSDLDGEIRVWDAEKCSRERKIKVSDSAVYSVKFTPDGKYLVCASGNAGVRIFQPLK encoded by the coding sequence ATGAAAGTCGTGATCTTACTGGGAGCCGCGCTTTGTTTTTGCGGCTGTGACAGCGGACTGCCGCGGGACGCCGGCTCTCTCCGCGGCTGCGAGTCGTTCCGGCTCCCCGCCTGCAGGACCTGGGGCGCTTCCGGTGAAGCGGTTAAAAACATCGCTATTTCTCCGGATGGGAAACTGGTCGCGTCAGCCGGCGCGGCGGGAGGGGTCGTTTTAAGAGAGTTTGGGAGCGGCGCGGTTCTCTCCGATTTCCGGGAAAACTCCATGCCGGTTTATGCGGTTTCTTTTTCAGCGGATTCAAAAATACTGGCTTGGGGCGGGCTGGACGGAAAGCTGCGGGCCCGCTTCCTGTCAGCCGGGCAGTCGGACAGAAAAAAAACCGAAAAGCGGATAGCTAAAGACGCCGAATGGAGCGTGCTCGGAATCAAGTTCTCGCCTGATTTAAAATATCTGGCCGCCACGGGAGCGGATGGGCTTATCAGGCTATGGGAGCCGGCCTTCCCCGCGCCCGCCATGATTTTACACGGCCACCGCGGGGCGGTGAACGCTCTGGATTTTTCGCCGGACGCTAAATTCCTCGTTTCCGCCGGCTGCGACGGCGTGGTAGCCGTCTGGGATATGAAAACCGGCAATCTCGTGAAAATGGTAAGGGATGATCCCGCCGACTGCCTTATGACCGTCGCTTTTTCCCGCGACGGCAGGTATCTGGCTTATGCCGGATATGGAAAAACGATAAGGGTGCGGGATAACTTCTCGGGTGAGCGCAAGTGCGTTTTTACCGGACATGCTTCCGGCGTCACTTCGCTCGATTTCTCAGCCGATTCCTCGCGGCTGGTTTCTTCAGACCTTGACGGAGAGATACGGGTATGGGACGCGGAAAAATGCTCCCGGGAAAGAAAAATAAAGGTGTCCGATTCCGCCGTTTACTCCGTCAAATTCACGCCCGACGGAAAATATCTGGTCTGCGCTTCAGGGAATGCCGGGGTGCGGATATTTCAGCCGCTGAAATAA
- the pulA gene encoding type I pullulanase gives MNAELYAGNLLTVHYNRLSGDYRNWSLWVWNEEGEKNGFEVVPDGKDDLGVYFKIDIKTFGLLNKKTGFLPKYGNWEKKDGPDRIMKAAGEGNIYLMEGDAGIYYAPPDLSTKIVSASLESENEVKLALSRVVDLAFLDKRDFFLSKGENIFPAVKAEFYDGGEYGKTVVLEFSGLGKTDPQAFNAGLWQAHARDLKPVTVELGSVVYGPDFTSTKRMGAFTADGMTVIRVFAPRATKAEAIIYGTPAGGEANDELLEYKGHGLWEKVFDRDLAGKYYRLRVTSTGGVSEGLDPYAACVTADDGRALIAYDETPVADPPQFDLSETVLYEVHIRDFSSDTFSGIKNKGKYLGFTEEGTFQPLHPEIKTGLDHLVELGVNAVHILPFEDFENSDSTSAYNWGYMSVNFNSPEGAYATKTDDVSRVREAKLMIDALHKKGLKVIMDVVYNHTAETGGRIYNFKALSGDYYYRVKPDGSYWNGSGCGNEFKTEATMARKFIIDSLLHWARVYKVDGFRFDLMGLMDTETAFEAVKKLKEFKPDIIIYGEPWVSGPTPVTGIKKGSQKDRGFAVFNDDFRDALKGSVFNIKDLGYIQSYGLNYRQAVINGIKGSPETFAESPLESVNYVSCHDNHTLWDRIDLSATGAPAETKIKMDKLAQAIVLTSQGIPFIHAGEEFLRTKKGEDNSFNLPDEINKLDWARKTEYFHVFSFYRDLIALRKAHPAFRMKTAGEVRENLRFYEELGLPVAAPSIAYMLKAAGAGDAWTRIVVLINPQKTAQRFALPRGKYKKAFDGNSLSAEDKKISGHVYVPPISLTVLYY, from the coding sequence ATGAATGCCGAACTATACGCCGGAAATTTACTTACTGTCCATTACAACCGCCTGAGCGGCGACTACCGGAACTGGAGCTTATGGGTTTGGAACGAAGAAGGGGAAAAAAACGGCTTTGAAGTCGTTCCGGACGGAAAGGACGATCTTGGCGTTTATTTTAAAATAGATATTAAGACCTTCGGCCTTCTGAATAAAAAAACCGGTTTTCTGCCGAAATACGGCAATTGGGAAAAAAAAGACGGCCCTGACCGTATTATGAAAGCGGCCGGAGAGGGGAATATTTATCTGATGGAGGGAGACGCTGGGATTTATTATGCTCCGCCCGACCTTTCCACAAAAATAGTGTCGGCTTCTCTTGAAAGTGAAAACGAGGTGAAGCTGGCGCTCAGCCGCGTTGTTGACCTGGCTTTTCTGGACAAGCGGGATTTTTTCCTTAGCAAGGGCGAAAATATTTTCCCTGCCGTGAAAGCTGAGTTTTATGACGGAGGAGAATACGGCAAAACCGTCGTGCTTGAGTTCAGCGGACTTGGAAAAACGGACCCGCAGGCTTTTAACGCGGGGCTCTGGCAGGCGCATGCGCGCGATCTAAAGCCGGTAACAGTTGAGCTCGGCTCCGTGGTTTACGGTCCGGATTTCACTTCCACTAAAAGAATGGGAGCTTTTACCGCCGACGGCATGACGGTAATACGCGTATTCGCGCCCAGGGCGACAAAAGCCGAGGCTATTATTTACGGCACTCCTGCGGGGGGGGAGGCGAACGACGAGCTTTTAGAATACAAGGGTCATGGCCTGTGGGAAAAAGTTTTTGACAGGGATTTGGCGGGAAAATATTACCGCCTGCGCGTCACAAGTACCGGGGGCGTAAGCGAGGGGCTGGACCCTTACGCGGCCTGCGTGACGGCGGACGACGGCCGCGCCCTGATAGCCTATGACGAAACTCCCGTGGCGGACCCGCCGCAATTTGATCTGTCCGAAACGGTGCTTTACGAAGTGCACATCAGGGATTTTTCGAGCGACACTTTTTCCGGAATAAAAAACAAAGGTAAATATCTGGGTTTTACCGAAGAGGGGACCTTCCAACCGCTGCACCCTGAAATAAAAACGGGGCTGGACCATCTGGTCGAGCTGGGAGTGAACGCGGTGCATATACTGCCTTTTGAGGATTTTGAAAACTCGGACAGCACCTCAGCTTATAACTGGGGTTACATGTCCGTTAATTTCAATTCCCCCGAAGGCGCCTACGCTACAAAAACAGACGATGTCTCAAGAGTGCGTGAGGCAAAATTAATGATCGACGCTCTGCACAAAAAAGGCTTGAAGGTTATAATGGATGTGGTTTACAACCACACTGCCGAAACCGGCGGTAGAATTTACAATTTCAAAGCTCTGTCCGGCGATTATTATTACCGCGTCAAACCCGACGGTTCTTACTGGAACGGCTCCGGCTGCGGCAATGAATTTAAGACCGAAGCTACCATGGCCCGTAAATTTATAATCGACAGCCTGCTGCACTGGGCGCGCGTTTATAAAGTAGATGGCTTCAGATTTGACCTGATGGGGCTTATGGACACGGAAACGGCCTTTGAGGCCGTAAAAAAACTTAAAGAGTTCAAGCCTGATATTATAATTTACGGAGAGCCGTGGGTGTCGGGGCCTACTCCGGTTACGGGGATCAAAAAAGGTTCCCAGAAAGACCGGGGCTTCGCGGTTTTTAACGACGACTTCAGGGACGCTCTCAAGGGCAGCGTATTTAACATCAAAGACCTGGGTTATATTCAAAGCTACGGGCTGAATTACCGGCAGGCGGTGATAAACGGCATAAAAGGTTCGCCTGAAACATTCGCGGAGTCGCCGCTTGAAAGCGTCAACTATGTCAGCTGCCATGACAATCACACTCTTTGGGACCGCATTGACCTGTCGGCAACAGGCGCGCCGGCTGAAACTAAAATTAAAATGGACAAGCTCGCCCAGGCCATAGTGCTTACCTCGCAGGGCATTCCCTTTATCCACGCCGGGGAAGAATTCCTGCGCACAAAAAAAGGGGAGGACAATTCATTCAACCTGCCGGACGAGATTAATAAGCTGGACTGGGCGCGCAAAACAGAATATTTTCATGTGTTTTCCTTTTACCGTGACCTGATAGCCCTCAGAAAAGCCCATCCGGCTTTCAGGATGAAGACGGCCGGGGAGGTGCGTGAAAATCTCAGGTTCTACGAAGAGCTCGGGCTCCCGGTCGCGGCGCCCAGTATCGCCTATATGCTCAAAGCGGCCGGAGCCGGGGATGCCTGGACGCGGATAGTTGTGCTGATAAACCCACAGAAGACGGCGCAGAGGTTCGCGCTGCCCCGCGGAAAATACAAAAAAGCCTTTGACGGGAACAGCCTTAGCGCGGAAGATAAAAAAATTTCCGGCCATGTTTACGTGCCGCCCATTTCACTGACCGTGCTTTATTACTAA